From the Chloroflexus aurantiacus J-10-fl genome, one window contains:
- a CDS encoding (Fe-S)-binding protein: protein MEPEMQAFVDSLRHNLTAEDVVNLEACMDCKMCGEACAWYLVTGDEKLHPTYKTGLIRQIYHRYMTVEGRIGGALGLVPTPTVADLREHMQYFWACTACGRCTLACPSGISIRRIVRLARAAYADSGLSLANPTIRSIIENTDRHRHSFGLTMPQVIGRVGLFLRSEDLEVPVDVPGADMLFVCPAAGNTKIPDYGIKLIKILNAAGVSYTISPYVIDTGTEIDHIAVHHNLSKQMLEDWEQEADRLGVKNILLVECGCDTRTLYAEASETLGRPFRYPIVSVDALMLDLIKQGRLPVEKTHLKVTLHDPCYATRLSGLGDLFRELLNLVTDNFIEMTPNREHNYCCNGGAGGMRLPENTATRRKISVLKANQIRATNATYVTSPCVVCTLSLEDTCQTYGLAPQGERMALVLFEVVYAAMEQALAKRGELDRMRIPAELQNRDHEFFVAHSIEGRLSMLMQLPEFPALLDWLEQDDIVRRFSKDHPHVYDLLRAWREVVTAPKQRSITAD from the coding sequence ATGGAACCGGAGATGCAAGCGTTCGTCGATTCGTTGCGCCACAACCTGACTGCCGAGGATGTGGTCAACCTCGAAGCCTGCATGGATTGCAAGATGTGCGGCGAGGCATGTGCATGGTATCTGGTGACCGGTGATGAGAAACTTCATCCCACGTATAAGACCGGTCTGATTCGCCAGATCTATCATCGCTATATGACGGTGGAGGGGCGCATTGGGGGTGCATTGGGGTTAGTGCCAACTCCCACAGTCGCCGATTTGCGGGAACATATGCAATACTTCTGGGCATGTACTGCCTGTGGACGTTGTACCCTGGCCTGTCCATCCGGGATTAGTATTCGCCGGATTGTTCGCCTGGCCCGCGCCGCATACGCCGATTCCGGTCTGAGCCTCGCCAATCCCACCATTCGGTCAATTATCGAAAATACTGATCGACATCGACATAGTTTTGGGTTAACCATGCCCCAGGTCATCGGTCGCGTCGGCCTGTTTTTGCGTAGTGAGGATTTGGAGGTGCCGGTTGATGTGCCTGGGGCTGACATGCTCTTTGTGTGCCCGGCAGCCGGTAATACGAAAATTCCTGATTACGGCATTAAACTTATCAAAATTCTGAATGCGGCTGGTGTCAGCTACACTATTTCGCCTTATGTGATTGATACCGGCACTGAGATTGACCATATTGCTGTGCATCATAACCTTTCAAAGCAAATGTTAGAAGATTGGGAACAGGAAGCGGATCGGCTGGGCGTGAAGAACATTCTGCTCGTAGAGTGTGGCTGCGATACCCGCACCCTTTACGCCGAAGCCTCTGAAACCCTGGGCCGGCCTTTCCGCTATCCGATTGTTAGTGTTGATGCGCTGATGCTTGATTTGATCAAGCAGGGACGGCTACCGGTTGAAAAGACTCATCTGAAGGTGACGCTGCACGATCCCTGTTATGCGACCCGTCTTTCTGGCCTGGGCGATCTGTTCCGCGAATTACTGAATCTCGTCACCGACAATTTTATCGAGATGACACCCAACCGCGAGCATAATTATTGCTGCAATGGTGGTGCCGGTGGGATGCGGTTACCGGAAAACACTGCGACTCGTCGCAAGATTTCGGTGCTGAAGGCCAACCAGATTCGCGCCACCAATGCCACATACGTGACATCACCGTGCGTGGTGTGTACGCTGTCACTGGAAGATACCTGTCAGACCTACGGCCTGGCCCCGCAAGGCGAACGTATGGCACTGGTGTTGTTTGAGGTTGTGTATGCCGCAATGGAGCAGGCGCTTGCCAAACGCGGTGAACTGGATCGGATGCGCATTCCGGCCGAATTACAGAATCGTGATCACGAGTTTTTCGTTGCGCACAGTATTGAGGGTCGCCTGTCAATGTTGATGCAGCTTCCCGAATTTCCAGCCCTCCTTGATTGGCTTGAGCAGGATGATATTGTCAGACGATTCAGCAAGGATCATCCTCACGTGTACGACCTGTTACGGGCCTGGCGTGAAGTCGTGACCGCACCAAAACAACGCTCAATTACCGCCGATTAG
- a CDS encoding CaiB/BaiF CoA transferase family protein — protein sequence MAKASRLTRSTGQPTEVSEGQVTGTSEMPPTGEEPSGHAESKPPASDPMSTPGTGQEQLPLSGIRVIDVGNFLAGPYAASILGEFGAEVLKIEHPLGGDPMRRFGTATARHDATLAWLSEARNRKSVTIDLRQQEGVALFLKLVAKSDILIENFRPGTMEEWGLSWPVLQATNPGLIMLRVSGYGQTGPYRRRSGFAHIAHAFSGLSYLAGFPGETPVLPGTAPLGDYIASLFGAIGILIALRHKEQTGRGQLIDVGIYEAVFRILDEIAPAYGLFGKIREREGAGSFIAVPHGHFRSKDGKWVAIACTTDKMFERLAEAMERPELASPELYGDQRKRLAARDIVNQITIEWVGSLTRDEVMRRCLEKEVPVGPLNSIADMFNDEHFLARGNFACIEAEGIGEVVVPNVIPRLSETPGRVTNLGPPLGNATYEVLRELLDISAEEIKRLRSRKII from the coding sequence ATGGCAAAAGCGTCACGCCTGACCAGATCAACCGGTCAGCCAACGGAGGTGTCAGAAGGACAGGTCACCGGGACAAGCGAGATGCCCCCCACAGGAGAAGAACCATCAGGACACGCAGAATCAAAGCCGCCGGCCAGTGATCCGATGAGCACACCGGGCACCGGTCAGGAGCAGTTGCCGTTGAGTGGCATTCGGGTCATTGATGTAGGTAATTTTCTGGCCGGCCCGTATGCTGCTTCCATCCTGGGTGAATTCGGTGCCGAGGTGCTCAAGATCGAACACCCGCTGGGTGGCGATCCGATGCGTCGTTTCGGCACTGCAACTGCGCGCCACGATGCAACACTGGCCTGGCTGAGCGAGGCCCGTAACCGTAAGTCGGTCACGATTGATCTGCGTCAGCAAGAGGGCGTTGCGCTCTTTCTGAAGCTGGTCGCCAAATCCGACATTCTGATTGAAAACTTTCGCCCCGGTACGATGGAAGAATGGGGCTTGAGCTGGCCTGTTTTGCAGGCGACGAATCCCGGACTGATTATGCTGCGGGTGTCGGGCTATGGTCAGACCGGGCCGTACCGTCGGCGTTCGGGGTTTGCCCATATTGCCCACGCTTTCAGCGGCCTCTCGTATCTGGCCGGGTTCCCCGGCGAAACGCCAGTCTTGCCGGGAACGGCACCGCTCGGCGACTATATCGCCAGTCTGTTCGGGGCGATTGGGATTTTGATCGCGCTGCGCCACAAAGAGCAGACCGGACGCGGGCAGTTGATCGATGTCGGGATTTACGAAGCGGTCTTCCGGATTCTGGATGAGATTGCCCCGGCTTACGGTCTGTTCGGCAAGATTCGTGAACGCGAAGGGGCCGGGAGTTTTATTGCTGTTCCGCATGGCCATTTCCGCTCGAAGGACGGCAAGTGGGTTGCGATTGCCTGTACCACCGACAAGATGTTTGAACGGCTGGCCGAAGCAATGGAGCGCCCGGAACTGGCTTCGCCGGAACTGTACGGCGATCAACGCAAACGGCTGGCAGCACGCGATATTGTGAACCAGATCACGATTGAATGGGTCGGTTCGTTGACGCGCGACGAGGTGATGCGGCGTTGTCTGGAGAAGGAAGTTCCCGTTGGCCCACTCAACAGCATCGCCGATATGTTCAACGACGAACATTTTCTGGCTCGCGGCAACTTTGCCTGTATCGAAGCCGAGGGTATCGGCGAAGTGGTGGTTCCGAACGTGATCCCCAGACTGTCAGAAACACCGGGACGGGTGACCAACCTCGGCCCACCGCTGGGGAATGCCACGTATGAGGTGTTGCGCGAGCTGCTTGATATTTCTGCCGAAGAGATCAAGCGTCTGCGCAGCCGCAAGATTATTTAG
- a CDS encoding CaiB/BaiF CoA transferase family protein, producing MDGTTTTLPLAGIRVIDAATVIAAPFCATLLGEFGADVLKVEHPIGGDALRRFGTPTARGDTLTWLSESRNKRSVTLNLQHPEGARVFKELIAHSDVLCENFRPGTLEKWGLGWDVLSKINPRLIMLRVTGYGQTGPYRDRPGFARIAHAVGGIAYLAGMPKGTPVTPGSTTLADYMTGLYGCIGVLLALRHREQTGRGQYIDAALYESVFRCSDELVPAYGMYRKVRERHGSHYNEFACPHGHFQTKDGKWVAISCATDKLFARLANAMGRPELASSSVYGDQKVRLAHASDVNEIVRDWCSSLTRAEVLERCYATATPAAPLNDIADFFGDRHVHARRNLVAIDAEDLGETLIMPNVVPKLSETPGSIRSLGPKLGEHTEEVLKEILGMCDEQINDLRSKRVI from the coding sequence ATGGATGGAACGACCACAACGTTGCCGCTGGCCGGAATTCGCGTTATCGATGCCGCGACGGTGATTGCTGCGCCTTTTTGTGCGACCCTGTTGGGCGAATTCGGCGCTGACGTGTTGAAAGTAGAACATCCTATCGGCGGTGATGCGCTGCGCCGCTTCGGGACGCCGACCGCACGCGGCGATACGCTGACCTGGCTGAGCGAGTCGCGCAACAAGCGTTCGGTTACGCTCAACCTGCAACATCCCGAAGGGGCGCGTGTCTTCAAAGAGCTGATCGCCCACTCCGATGTGCTGTGCGAAAATTTTCGCCCCGGTACGCTGGAAAAATGGGGGCTGGGTTGGGATGTGTTGAGCAAGATCAACCCGCGCCTGATTATGTTGCGGGTCACCGGCTATGGGCAGACCGGGCCGTACCGTGATCGACCGGGGTTTGCCCGGATTGCGCACGCCGTCGGTGGCATCGCGTATCTGGCCGGTATGCCGAAAGGGACACCGGTGACGCCGGGGTCAACGACACTCGCCGATTACATGACCGGTCTCTACGGCTGTATTGGCGTGCTGCTGGCGCTGCGCCACCGCGAACAGACCGGACGCGGCCAGTACATTGATGCCGCTCTGTACGAATCGGTCTTCCGCTGTAGCGATGAGCTGGTGCCGGCCTACGGGATGTATCGCAAGGTGCGTGAACGCCACGGTTCCCACTACAACGAGTTTGCCTGTCCTCACGGCCACTTCCAGACCAAAGACGGGAAATGGGTGGCGATCTCGTGTGCGACCGATAAGCTGTTTGCCCGACTGGCAAATGCGATGGGGCGCCCCGAACTGGCGTCGTCGAGTGTCTACGGCGACCAGAAAGTACGGCTGGCGCACGCCAGTGATGTGAACGAGATTGTGCGTGACTGGTGTAGCTCGCTGACCCGCGCCGAAGTGCTTGAGCGCTGTTACGCCACGGCTACCCCGGCGGCACCGCTGAACGACATTGCCGACTTCTTCGGTGATCGCCACGTCCACGCTCGTCGGAATCTGGTCGCGATTGATGCCGAAGACCTGGGGGAGACGTTGATCATGCCGAATGTGGTGCCAAAGCTCTCGGAGACACCGGGCAGCATTCGCTCGCTCGGCCCGAAACTCGGCGAGCATACGGAAGAGGTCTTGAAAGAGATTCTCGGCATGTGCGACGAGCAGATCAACGATCTGCGTTCAAAGCGGGTGATATAG
- a CDS encoding mesaconyl-C(4)-CoA hydratase: MSSADWMAWIGRTEQVEDDICLAQAIAAAATLEPPSGAPTADSPLPPLWHWFYFLPRAPQSQLSSDGHPQRGGFIPPIPYPRRMFAGARIRFHHPLRIGQPARREGVIRNITQKSGRSGPLAFVTVGYQIYQHEMLCIEEEQDIVYREPGAPVPAPTPVELPPVHDAITRTVVPDPRLLFRFSALTFNAHRIHYDRPYAQHEEGYPGLVVHGPLVAVLLMELARHHTSRPIVGFSFRSQAPLFDLAPFRLLARPNGDRIDLEAQGPDGATALSATVELGG, from the coding sequence ATGAGCAGCGCGGATTGGATGGCCTGGATTGGGCGTACTGAGCAGGTGGAAGATGATATTTGTCTGGCCCAGGCGATTGCCGCAGCCGCAACGCTTGAGCCGCCGTCGGGAGCACCAACTGCGGATAGTCCGCTCCCTCCGCTCTGGCACTGGTTTTACTTTCTGCCCCGTGCCCCACAGTCGCAGCTCAGCAGTGATGGTCATCCGCAGCGCGGCGGCTTTATCCCACCGATACCCTATCCACGCCGCATGTTTGCCGGTGCCCGCATCCGCTTTCATCACCCGCTGCGCATCGGCCAACCGGCGCGTCGTGAAGGTGTGATCCGCAACATCACTCAAAAAAGCGGTCGCAGCGGGCCGCTGGCATTTGTGACGGTCGGCTACCAGATATACCAACATGAGATGCTTTGTATCGAAGAAGAGCAAGACATCGTGTACCGTGAGCCGGGGGCACCGGTGCCGGCCCCCACACCGGTAGAGTTACCACCGGTACACGATGCAATCACCCGTACTGTTGTGCCCGATCCGCGTCTGCTCTTTCGCTTCTCAGCCCTCACCTTCAATGCGCATCGGATTCACTACGACCGGCCATACGCTCAGCACGAAGAGGGCTATCCGGGCCTGGTCGTGCATGGCCCCCTGGTAGCAGTCCTGCTAATGGAACTGGCCCGTCACCATACATCCCGCCCGATTGTTGGCTTTTCGTTCCGCAGCCAGGCGCCACTCTTCGATCTGGCCCCCTTCCGCCTGCTGGCCCGCCCCAACGGCGACCGCATCGATCTGGAAGCACAGGGACCTGACGGGGCAACGGCGCTCAGCGCGACGGTTGAGTTGGGGGGATGA